Below is a genomic region from Corallococcus macrosporus.
CTTGGACGCGTCATAGGGCGCGGCGCCCCGCCACAGGCCCAGGTCCGTGTTCAGCATCACCTTCCAGCCCTTCTGCGAAGGCAGGCTGACGATGGCGTAGGAGCCGGCCGGGACGGCCTTGTCGCCGAAGGTGACCGGGTGGCTGAAGGTGATCTTCGTCGCCGCGTTGGCGCCGCTGCGCCACGCCTTGTCATTGGGGACCAGCTCGCCCCAGATCTTCCGGCCCTTCACCGCGGGGCTGGAATATTCGATGGAGATTTCGGAGACCCCCACCTCCTGCGACACCTTCGCCCCGGGGCTGGGCGCCGGCAGCTTGAGCTGCGCCAGCGCGGGCATCGCCGACAGGATCATGAGCGCGGAGGCCATGCGGCCGAAAAGCGGGTTCCTCATTGTCTTCACTTCGTCCTTTCCGACCCGGGAGGGGTCGCGGAGCCGACGGAGTGTATAGACGAGGTTCCGCGCGGCCTCACCCTCCCAAATTGAAGGGACGCGGCGCCTGTGCTTGAAGAGTGCCCGGGCCGGGTAGCGCGCGGATGCATGAGGGGAAGTCCATGTCGGACGAGGGTGAAGGGCAGGACCTGCGGGACACGGTGAAGCGGCTGGAGGCGACGGTCGCCGCCCTGGAGACGCGGCTCGCGACCCTGGAAGCGCGGGAGGTGCCGGTGCCGCGCCCCGTGGCCACGCCCTCCGTTCCCGTCGCGGCGCCCCCGGTAACCGCCGCGCCCGAGCAGCGGGACCTGGAGGCGCATGTCGGCACCTACTGGCTGAGCCGCCTGGGCATCGTGGCGCTCATCATCGGCATCGCGTACCTCATCACCTACCACTTCGGGGAGCTGGGGATGCTGGCGCGCGTGGGCGCGGGCTACCTGCTCAGCGCGGGCCTGGGCGCGTTCGGGTTGTGGCTGGCGCGGCGGCACCAGTTGTTCGGCCGCATCGTCTTCGGCGGCGGTCTGGCGCTGGCGTACTTCGTCACCTACGCGCTGCACTTCATCCCGGCGGTGCGGGTCATCGACAGCGAGGTGCTGGCGCTGGTGCTGCTGGCGGGCTTCGTGGTGGCCATCGTCACCATCGCGCACCGGATGCAGTCGGAGACGGTGGCGGGCATCGCGCTGTTCCTGGGATTGCACACGGGGATGCTCAGCGACATCACCGCGTTCACGCTGCTGTCCACCACGCTGCTGGCGGCGGGCGCGCTGTTCTTCCTGGTGCGCAACCGCTGGGTCATCGTTCCCCTGTCCAGCCTGGTGGCCGTCTACAGCACGCACATCGTCTGGGCGGTGCGCACGGGCCACATGGCCCCGGGGGCTCCGGAGGATGACCGGCTGCTGTTGAGCCTGGGCTTCCTCTCGCTCTACTTCCTGCTGTTCTCCGTGGCCCTGCTCGTCCGCCCGCGCGACCTGCCCGTGCGCGCCAGCCTCGCGTTCACGCTGCTCAACTGGGTGGGCCTGACGTCGCTGGGCGCGTACGAGGTCTCCCAGGAGCAGGACTCGGGCCTCTTCACGTTCCTGCTCGTCGTCGCGCTGGCGCATGGCGCGGGGGCGGTCGTGTCGCGGCTCCAGCGTGCGCCCGCGGCGCTGACGCACGCGTACCTCGCGCTGACCGCGGTGACGCTCGCGCTGGCCATGCCCGCCCGCTACGACGACGTCGCGCTGGTGGCGGCATGGACGGTGACGGGGCTCGTCGCGGGTGTGGCGGCGCGCGGCGTGGCGTCCCCGGTGCTGCGCGGCGTGGGCGTGCTCATCCTCTACGTGGCGCTGGGCGCGTGTGAATGGGAGACGCCGGGACGGCTGACGCTGCTCGCCGGGCTGGTGGTGGCGTTCGTGCTGGTGGAGCGCGGCGGGACGGTGCGCGTCGCCGGCCTGCCCGAGCCCGAGGCCCGGACGCTCTTCACCGCCATCTGCGCGGTGGGCGCGGGGCTGTCCCTGGTGGCGCTGGTGGGCGCGAGGATGCCCGAGGGGCTCGTCACGCTGGGCTGGGTCATCGCCGCGTTCCTCCTCTTCGGCGTGGGCTTCGCGGTGCGCGAGCGCTGGTACCGGCTGGCCGCGCTCGCGGTGCTGGGACTTGGCCTGGGCCGGCTGGTGCTGGTGGACGTGGCGAAGCTGCCGCCGGATCAGCGCGTCCTGACGTTCATCCTGCTCGGCGTCATGCTGCTGCTCGTTTCATACACATACACCCGGCTGCGCGACCGGCGCGGCTGAGGACAGACACCCCACGGAGACGTCATGCGCGGTTGCCGACTGGATGCGTTGTTTCCCCCGCGAGTGCTGGGCTTCATGGCTTGGGGTGTCCTCGCGACCCAGGCGGGCTGCGCGCCCCTCCCAGAGCCGGAGCAGGACGACCTGGGCCGCGCCACGGCCGCCATCACCAGCGGCAACATCCTCTTCGTGGGCAACAGCTTCACGCACGGCAACGAGGAGCCCGCCTATTCGTACAACAAGGCCGCCGTCACCGACACGAACGGCTCCGGTCAGGGCGGCATCCCTGGCATCTTCAAGAAGCTGACCACGCAGGCCGGCTTCGCGTTCAACGTGAGCCTGGAGACGGCCAGCGGCCAGTCGCTCCGGTGGCACCACACCAACAAGGCGGCAATCATCGGCCAGGCCACCTGGAACGCCGTCGTGCTCCAGGAGCAGAGCACCACGCCGCTGCCCACGGCGCGCGGCGGCTCGCCCACGAGCTTCACGGATGCCGCGCGGGACCTGCGCACGCTGGTGCGCGCCGCGAACCCTTCCGCGAACCTGTTCCTGTACGAGACGTGGTCGTCCCCGGCGTCCGCCGGCACGCAGGGCTATCCGAGCGGCACCGCCGGGTTGCAGGCGATGCAGATCGACCTGCGCGACGCCTACTTCAAGGCCTTCCGCGACCTGGGTTTCACCGGCGTCGCCCGCGTGGGGGACGGCTTCATGCGCGCGGTGGACCAGAACCTGGCCGACCCGAACCCCGCGGATGGCATCTCCCCCGGGATGTTCAACCTGTGGAGCGCCCAGGACAGCCGGCACTCCAGCAAGTACGGCAGCTACCTGTCCGCGGCGGTGCTGTTCGCGAAGGTCACGCAGGCCGACCCTCGCACCCTGGCGACGGGCGCGGGCAGCGCGGCGGCGGACCTGGGCATCAGCGCGGCCGACGCGGCGAACCTCCACCGCGTCGCCTACGAGATCAACGCGCTGGCGGATCCGGTCGTGAGCGTCCCCACGCGCCTGCGCATCACCGGCGCGACGTTCTCGGGCTCGGTGACGGCGGGGACGCCGGCCAACCTCACCGGAGATGCTCAGCTCGCGTCGCTCACGACTTCGGAGGGGACGTTCACCAACCTCGTGGGCGCGACGGCCAATGGCATCACGAGCACCAACACGCCCAGCGCCCGGGGCATGGTGCCCGCGAACGCCAACGCGGCGGCCACGGGCTTGAGCGCCCATGACGGCGCGAACAACGTGAACACAGGCCACTTCCAGTTCGGCTCGGCCTTCACCGCGAAGACGCGCTTCTTCATCCTCGACAGCACGCCCACCTCCACTGCACTGGGCGACGACGCCACCGTCACGCTGGTCAACGCGTCCAACCAGGCCGTGGGCATGTACTCGCTGGCGCTGCTCGCGAGCGACTTCACCGTTTCGGCGGCGGGCAACGCCTCCACCGCGCTGGCGACCGTCTCGTACACGAGCGGCGTGGCCAGCCTCACCGGCAACCCGGTGGGCACGGTGCAGTCCAAGCTGGGAGGCGTGTCGTTCTCGCTGGCGGACCTGGGCGTGACGGACGCCGCGAACGTCAGCGGCGCCACTGGCCTGCGCATCTCCAGCGCCACGCTGGACCCGAACGTCGTCGGGCTCTACACCGTGCCCTGACGGGGCGGACTTCTAGATGTCGGTCTCCAGCCGCTCCGTCACCCGGTACTCCTGCCGGTAGGCCTTGCCCCCACGCTCGAAGGTCTCCACCACGGTGGCGCCGTCCTCGGAGATGACGAGGCGGTAGTTCGTGTCCGCCGTGGACGAGATCGCCCTGTAGGTTCCAAACGGGAGCAAGAAGGTCACCCGTGGGGGGCGGTCCGGACAACAGGCCGTCAACAGCGAGGAGGCCAGGGCACTCGTCAGCATGCCCGCGAGCACGATGCCGGCCTTCCTCATGGCGCCCTCTCCAGGGTGAGGTCCCGGTAGAGCTCGCCCGTGCCTTCCGTCGGCTCGGCCTCGAAGAGCGTGGCCTTCGCGAACTCGTTGGGCGCGCCCTCCGCCGGCCGCACGGCCCACACGTTGTAGACGGCGCCAATGGGGCCCGGCCCCTGCGCGGGGATGATGGAGACGCCATCCGCGGTCGCCGACACGAGGCGCAGCCGGATGCCCTCGGCTTCGTCATTCAGCGGATCACAGACATTGCCCTGGAGCTTCGCGCCCGCGAACAGGGGCCAGCCCAGCGCGAGCCCCGCGCAGAAGAGTGCCGCGGGCACGACCTTGCGACGATGCGAGGATGGAATTGGCATGGGCCGGGAGCCTGCTCCAACTCCGACGTGAAACGCCATACACCCCGGGAACAGGGTAGCCTTGTGTCTCTTTGCGTCAGGAGCCTTCATGAATCCCGCCTACCGCCGACAGAGCACCTTGCACCGGGGCTGCACGCTGAGCTGGTTCGTGGAGGGAGACGGGCCTCCGGTGGTGATGATCCAGGGGGTGGGCATCGGCGCCACCGGCTGGCGGCCCCAGGTGGAGGGGCTGGCCTCGCGCTTCCGCTGTCTCTGTCTGGACAACCGGGGCTTCGGCGCCAGTCAGCCCGCGGGCGACGCGCTGACGGTGGAGCTGATGGCGGAGGACGTGCTCGCGCTGATGGATGCGCAGGGGTGGAAGAGCGCGCACGTCATGGGGCACTCGCTGGGTGGGCTGGTGGCGCTGTACCTCGCGCACCGGGCCCGCGAGCGGGTGCGCAGCCTCGCGCTGCTGTGCACGTTCGCGACGGGCGCGGTGCCCACCCGGCTCACGCCGCGGATGCTGCTCATGGGCCTGCGCACGCAGCTCGGCACGCGGCGCATGCGGCGCCATGCCTTCCTCCGGATGGTGCTGGCGCCCCAGGAGCTGGAGCACGCCGACAAGGACGCGCTGGCGGCGCAGCTCGCGGAGCTGTTCGACCATGACCTCGCGGATCAGCCCCCCGTGGCGATGCGCCAGTTCCGCGCCATGGCGAAGGCGGACGCCACGCCGTTCCTCCAGGGGCTGGCGGGCCTGCCGACCCTGGTCGTGAGCGCCACGCACGACCCCATCGCGCCGCCCACCGCCGGGCAGGCCCTGGCGGTGGGAATCCCTGGTGCGCGCTTCGTGGAGGTTCCCAATGCCTCACACGGCGTCACGCTGCGCTTCGCGGCGCGCGTCAACGCACTGCTGCGGGAACACCTGGACGCCGTGGAGGACTCCCTTCAGGTCGCGCGGTCCGGGTAGCGCCTGGTCACGGAGGACAGGGCCGGTCGAAGTACAGCGCCAGCCGGGGCCACACCGCGTCCGACGCGCCGTAGGGCGAGTAGAACTCCACACCGTCCGAGGAGTCGCTGCGCAGCCCGAACTCCAGCCGGAACCCCGTGCCGTTGCCCCCCAGCGTGCCACTGCTGTTTCGCACGAGCTCCGTCATGTCCAGCTTCACCGTGGTGAACCGGGGGATGGGCCCCATCTGCGCGATGGGGGTGGGCTCCAGTTGGGGACGCGAGTTCCAGGTGCGGCTCCCTGGCGTCCAGGTCCCCGGCACCACCCTGTAGAGGCCGGGGCCGTGCTGGGTGCCGTCATCGCGCGAGCTGAAGGCCAGGACCGCGCGTTTGATGTCACGTCCACGCGGGTCCACGATGAAGCTGAGGAAGGTCTCACGTGCCACGTCCGCGTCCACCCAGAGCGACGTCTTGCGGGACAGGCGTGAGTCCGGCGAGGACTCGGACACGTAGAACACGCGGTCCGGGTGATACACCTCGTAGCTCTCCACCAGGGTGCCGGGCGTGCAGTTGGCGGGCTCCGTGTTGACGAAGAGGATGGGCCGCAGCTGCTCCAGGGTGCTGTTGCGCGACACGAAGCTGGCGCCGTCCGGCGAGCCCATTCCCACGCCGAAGCTGTACGTGCCGTCCCCCTGCACCACCTCCGTGGCGTCCAGCTCCACCCAGGACTCGTCCTCGACAGGGAGCGACGAGTGAATCACCGGCCCGCCTTGATACAGGGGGCGGTTGTCCCAGGTGATGGTGGATTCGGTCCAGGTGTTGGACACGGGCCACGCGGTCAGCGTGCTCTTGGAGCCAGTGGTCGCGTACAGGCGCAGCTTCGCGTTGTTCACGGGCGCGCCCAGCCCCACGAAGTCGAAGCGCAGGAAGGACTCGGAGGCGGGAGAGCCGTCCGCGCGCAGCCGCGTGGTGTCGCCGTAGTTCGTCTGCTCCGAGCTCGCGTCCGTCCGTGCGTCAGCGCTCGGGCGGGCGGAGTTCGTCCGGCCCGGTGACAGGGCGGAGGCCTGTTGCCCCTCGGGCATCGGGGCCACCTCCTCGTCCGCGAGCTCCAGTGCGTCCAGGTCGCCCGCCTCCTCTCCTTGCGGCCCACAACCCGTTCCCGCCAAAAGCAGCAGGCCCAGGCCCGCCACGCTCCCCGCGCACTTCAGTGCCATACCCACCCCCAGGATGTACCCGCGCGAAGTGCATCCCGTATGCCCACGAAACAACGTCTCAACCCGAGGCGAGCGGGGAAGCGCGGGTGCGTGAGGAGGACACGCCGGTACAACGCGAGGGCATCCGGCCTGCCCAGGGGAGGAACGGCCTTGGGTCGATCTGGTTTAGGCTCGTGGCCAGCCCTATGAGCCAAGACTCCACGCCCCCTGTCGCAGAGAAACACGGTCCGCTCGGTCCGCTCGCGCTGTCGCTGTCCGGCGGCGGCTATCGCGCGGCGGCGTTCCACCTGGGGACGCTGCGGTTCCTCGACACCGTGGGACTGCTGTCGGATGTCGTGGGCCTGTCCACGGTGTCCGGCGGAACGCTCACGGGCCTGGCCTGGGTGGTAAGCCAGCTGGACGGCAAGCCGTTCAAGGTGTTTCACGAGACGTTCTCCGCGTACCTGCTGCGGACGAATGTGATTGCCGAAGCGCTGACCGTGCTGACGTCCAACCGCGATCACGGCAGCCATGCGTGGGCCAGCCTCATCCGGTCCGCCTCGGACGTGTATGCCCGGCCCGACTTCCTCGGCGACCGGCGCCTCGGAGAGGTCCTGGACGCCAGCGGGCTCCAGCTCCAGGAGGCCACCTTCAACACCACCGAGTTCCACTCGGGCCTGGACTTCCGCTTCCGGCGCAGCGGCAACCCGAGCACGATCCTCGGCAACAACAGCTACCGGCTGCCGCGCCCGGTGGCGCAGCACGTGCGGCTGGCGGATGTCGCGGCCGCGTCGTCCTGCTTCCCGGGCGGTTTCGAGCCGCTGGTCTTCCCGCAGCAGTTCCACTGGCCCCAGGCCTACCCGCTCGACACCGCGCTGGCGGCGCTGGGGCCGAACTTCCAGAGCGGCCTGCCGCTGATGGACGGCGGCATCTATGACAACCAGGGCATCGACAGCCTGTTGCTCGCGTACGCCCGAGTGGATCCGCCGCCCACGCTGGTCATCTCCGACGTCAGCGTCCAGAGCTCGCAGATGTACAACGTCCCGGAGAATCCCACGAAGCGCGGCTGGGTGACGCTGAATGGCATCTCCTGGATGGCATATGGGCTGTTCTTCCTCACCCTGCTCTCCGCCGCCATCCTGGCGTGGCGAGGGTTCGAGACCGCCCGCGAAGGGAACTGGGAGCCCCGGGACTACTTCCTCTATCTGATTCCCGGGGTGCTGACCGCGTCGGTGGCGACGGCGCTGGTCTGGGGCCGTGCCCGCCTGGAGGACGTCATGGCCCTGCTCAAGCGGCAGATGGACCTGGACGTCTGGCCGTCGTTCAAGAAGCTCACGGTGCTGGAGTTCGCGCAGATGCTGGTGCTGCGCGTGACGTCGATGCTGGCGCTGACGTCGCAGGTGTTCATGAAGCGGGTGCGCGGGCTGGTGTTCGGTCAGGTGTATGGGGACACGCGGTTCAAGGACCGGCGCATCTCCAACCTCATCGGCGCGCTCACGGTGGACCGGCCGAACCTGTTCGCGAAGCACCCCTGGCTCAAGCCCGGAGCGCACCTGGTGTCCCTGGGCACGCAGGCCTGCCAGATGCCCACGACGTTGTGGTTCACGTCCCCGGCCCAGTTCACGACGGTGGAGGGCGCCGGAGCCGCCACCATCTGCTTCGT
It encodes:
- a CDS encoding DUF7594 domain-containing protein, producing MALKCAGSVAGLGLLLLAGTGCGPQGEEAGDLDALELADEEVAPMPEGQQASALSPGRTNSARPSADARTDASSEQTNYGDTTRLRADGSPASESFLRFDFVGLGAPVNNAKLRLYATTGSKSTLTAWPVSNTWTESTITWDNRPLYQGGPVIHSSLPVEDESWVELDATEVVQGDGTYSFGVGMGSPDGASFVSRNSTLEQLRPILFVNTEPANCTPGTLVESYEVYHPDRVFYVSESSPDSRLSRKTSLWVDADVARETFLSFIVDPRGRDIKRAVLAFSSRDDGTQHGPGLYRVVPGTWTPGSRTWNSRPQLEPTPIAQMGPIPRFTTVKLDMTELVRNSSGTLGGNGTGFRLEFGLRSDSSDGVEFYSPYGASDAVWPRLALYFDRPCPP
- a CDS encoding alpha/beta fold hydrolase — its product is MNPAYRRQSTLHRGCTLSWFVEGDGPPVVMIQGVGIGATGWRPQVEGLASRFRCLCLDNRGFGASQPAGDALTVELMAEDVLALMDAQGWKSAHVMGHSLGGLVALYLAHRARERVRSLALLCTFATGAVPTRLTPRMLLMGLRTQLGTRRMRRHAFLRMVLAPQELEHADKDALAAQLAELFDHDLADQPPVAMRQFRAMAKADATPFLQGLAGLPTLVVSATHDPIAPPTAGQALAVGIPGARFVEVPNASHGVTLRFAARVNALLREHLDAVEDSLQVARSG
- a CDS encoding DUF2339 domain-containing protein, translated to MSDEGEGQDLRDTVKRLEATVAALETRLATLEAREVPVPRPVATPSVPVAAPPVTAAPEQRDLEAHVGTYWLSRLGIVALIIGIAYLITYHFGELGMLARVGAGYLLSAGLGAFGLWLARRHQLFGRIVFGGGLALAYFVTYALHFIPAVRVIDSEVLALVLLAGFVVAIVTIAHRMQSETVAGIALFLGLHTGMLSDITAFTLLSTTLLAAGALFFLVRNRWVIVPLSSLVAVYSTHIVWAVRTGHMAPGAPEDDRLLLSLGFLSLYFLLFSVALLVRPRDLPVRASLAFTLLNWVGLTSLGAYEVSQEQDSGLFTFLLVVALAHGAGAVVSRLQRAPAALTHAYLALTAVTLALAMPARYDDVALVAAWTVTGLVAGVAARGVASPVLRGVGVLILYVALGACEWETPGRLTLLAGLVVAFVLVERGGTVRVAGLPEPEARTLFTAICAVGAGLSLVALVGARMPEGLVTLGWVIAAFLLFGVGFAVRERWYRLAALAVLGLGLGRLVLVDVAKLPPDQRVLTFILLGVMLLLVSYTYTRLRDRRG
- a CDS encoding patatin-like phospholipase family protein produces the protein MSQDSTPPVAEKHGPLGPLALSLSGGGYRAAAFHLGTLRFLDTVGLLSDVVGLSTVSGGTLTGLAWVVSQLDGKPFKVFHETFSAYLLRTNVIAEALTVLTSNRDHGSHAWASLIRSASDVYARPDFLGDRRLGEVLDASGLQLQEATFNTTEFHSGLDFRFRRSGNPSTILGNNSYRLPRPVAQHVRLADVAAASSCFPGGFEPLVFPQQFHWPQAYPLDTALAALGPNFQSGLPLMDGGIYDNQGIDSLLLAYARVDPPPTLVISDVSVQSSQMYNVPENPTKRGWVTLNGISWMAYGLFFLTLLSAAILAWRGFETAREGNWEPRDYFLYLIPGVLTASVATALVWGRARLEDVMALLKRQMDLDVWPSFKKLTVLEFAQMLVLRVTSMLALTSQVFMKRVRGLVFGQVYGDTRFKDRRISNLIGALTVDRPNLFAKHPWLKPGAHLVSLGTQACQMPTTLWFTSPAQFTTVEGAGAATICFVLLRHIVEHHVGQYEAPGQPLNALYQRLRQEWAVLNQAGAPSTERQVVAA
- a CDS encoding cell division protein FtsK gives rise to the protein MAWGVLATQAGCAPLPEPEQDDLGRATAAITSGNILFVGNSFTHGNEEPAYSYNKAAVTDTNGSGQGGIPGIFKKLTTQAGFAFNVSLETASGQSLRWHHTNKAAIIGQATWNAVVLQEQSTTPLPTARGGSPTSFTDAARDLRTLVRAANPSANLFLYETWSSPASAGTQGYPSGTAGLQAMQIDLRDAYFKAFRDLGFTGVARVGDGFMRAVDQNLADPNPADGISPGMFNLWSAQDSRHSSKYGSYLSAAVLFAKVTQADPRTLATGAGSAAADLGISAADAANLHRVAYEINALADPVVSVPTRLRITGATFSGSVTAGTPANLTGDAQLASLTTSEGTFTNLVGATANGITSTNTPSARGMVPANANAAATGLSAHDGANNVNTGHFQFGSAFTAKTRFFILDSTPTSTALGDDATVTLVNASNQAVGMYSLALLASDFTVSAAGNASTALATVSYTSGVASLTGNPVGTVQSKLGGVSFSLADLGVTDAANVSGATGLRISSATLDPNVVGLYTVP